One window from the genome of Homoserinimonas aerilata encodes:
- a CDS encoding ABC transporter ATP-binding protein, translated as MTETGSLSARPASEGAVGIELDEVSKVYPGQPVPAVERFSMTIEPGELVMLVGPSGCGKTTTMKMINRIIEPSSGAIRIDGRDVLSLNPNELRRHIGYVIQQIGLFPHLTIAENIATVPRLLGWSKQRTAERVEELLTTVQLDPGVFAKRYPRQLSGGQQQRVGVARALAADPPVMLMDEPFGATDPITREKLQAEFLRLQAEIGKTIIFVTHDFEEAIRLGDRIAVLSERSRIEQFDTPANILAAPANDYVSSFIGQGAALKRLALIPVVDAKLGQPTGIDGSASVDAAASLRDAIDLLVLTGAERVDVSDAGRVVGSINHAAISAALGGVAPRIRERG; from the coding sequence ATCACCGAAACCGGCAGTCTCTCCGCACGGCCGGCATCCGAAGGCGCCGTCGGCATCGAACTGGACGAGGTCTCGAAGGTTTACCCCGGCCAGCCGGTTCCCGCCGTCGAGCGTTTCTCTATGACGATCGAGCCGGGCGAACTTGTCATGCTTGTCGGGCCGAGCGGATGCGGCAAGACGACAACCATGAAGATGATCAACCGGATCATCGAGCCGTCGTCGGGGGCGATCCGTATCGACGGCCGCGACGTTCTCTCACTCAACCCCAATGAGCTTCGTCGTCACATCGGCTACGTCATCCAGCAGATCGGGTTGTTTCCGCATCTCACCATCGCGGAGAACATCGCGACCGTGCCGCGGCTGCTGGGCTGGTCGAAGCAGCGCACGGCCGAGCGCGTTGAGGAACTGCTCACAACCGTGCAACTCGACCCGGGCGTGTTCGCAAAGCGCTACCCGCGCCAGCTCTCCGGCGGTCAGCAGCAGCGCGTCGGTGTGGCCCGCGCGCTCGCCGCTGATCCGCCCGTGATGCTCATGGATGAGCCGTTCGGCGCGACCGACCCGATCACCCGCGAGAAACTGCAGGCCGAGTTCCTGCGGCTGCAGGCGGAGATCGGCAAAACCATCATCTTCGTCACGCACGACTTCGAGGAGGCCATCCGGCTCGGCGATCGCATCGCGGTGCTGAGCGAACGCAGCCGCATCGAGCAGTTCGACACCCCGGCGAACATCCTGGCGGCCCCCGCCAACGACTATGTGTCGTCGTTCATCGGGCAGGGCGCCGCACTGAAGCGGTTGGCGCTCATCCCGGTCGTTGACGCGAAACTGGGCCAGCCGACGGGGATCGACGGCTCCGCCTCGGTGGATGCCGCGGCCTCGCTTCGGGATGCGATCGACCTTCTGGTGCTCACAGGGGCCGAGCGGGTGGACGTTTCGGATGCCGGCCGCGTCGTCGGATCCATCAACCATGCGGCCATCTCCGCGGCACTCGGAGGAGTCGCCCCGCGCATCCGGGAGCGTGGATGA
- a CDS encoding IclR family transcriptional regulator has translation MAAAPNAPVSRKNSSGLTRDVEILELLGDAEAFRNGGLTVTRIAEITGRDKAVISRALATLAASDIIERDEDTLNYRLGSRLYALAARTSQATLAAQSRTSLRHIAQSTRETTHLCVLRGGNVLTLISELSSHEFRTTGWEGITTAGWRTPSGRVLISDWDETSIAHWYNQHGRDRALLGPLDPALASAGFAVLDSPPADKAVVTDLASLMAEIDRIRTRGYALLDEELEIGVVGASAPVIDFTGRIVAAVNVSGPKSRIGHRLDALGSFVARAAAGLSASIGGPAVR, from the coding sequence ATGGCAGCAGCACCCAACGCCCCAGTGAGCCGCAAAAACTCATCCGGCCTCACCCGCGACGTCGAGATCCTCGAACTACTCGGCGACGCCGAAGCATTCCGCAACGGCGGACTCACCGTCACCCGCATCGCCGAAATCACCGGACGCGACAAAGCAGTTATCTCCCGCGCCCTCGCAACCCTCGCCGCATCCGACATCATCGAACGCGACGAAGACACCCTCAACTACCGCCTCGGCTCGCGGCTCTACGCCCTCGCCGCCCGAACATCGCAAGCCACCCTCGCCGCCCAATCACGCACCTCGCTGCGCCACATCGCCCAATCGACACGCGAAACCACCCACCTCTGCGTGCTCCGCGGCGGCAACGTCCTCACCCTCATCAGCGAACTCAGCTCCCACGAATTCCGCACCACCGGCTGGGAAGGCATCACCACCGCCGGCTGGCGCACCCCCTCCGGCCGCGTACTCATCAGCGACTGGGACGAAACATCCATCGCCCACTGGTACAACCAGCACGGGCGAGACAGAGCACTCCTCGGCCCACTCGACCCGGCGCTCGCCTCAGCCGGCTTCGCCGTGCTCGACAGCCCGCCCGCCGACAAAGCCGTCGTCACAGACCTGGCCAGCCTCATGGCCGAGATCGACCGCATCCGCACCCGCGGCTACGCCCTGCTCGACGAAGAACTCGAGATCGGCGTCGTCGGGGCATCCGCACCCGTCATCGACTTCACCGGGCGCATCGTCGCCGCCGTCAACGTGAGCGGACCCAAATCGCGCATCGGGCACCGGCTCGACGCGCTCGGCTCATTCGTCGCGCGGGCGGCGGCCGGGCTGTCGGCCTCCATCGGAGGGCCGGCGGTGCGCTGA
- a CDS encoding ABC transporter permease — protein MKTVTDTRPARRTWARIRRFMPLVIVVVVLLATWAWVSSLQLDSIEQRTLNADYIVARIREHLVLTVAASLLVAALAIPAGIAVTRSKSRVFTAVIVGIANVGQATPAIGVVILLAIVWQTGFATALVALVAYSFLPVLRNTMAGLEQVDANVKESARGMGMTPGQVLRRVELPLASPVILAGLRTALVFAVGVATVATFINAGGLGDMIINGLKLQRYPVLVVGAVLVASIAVLIDWLAGLVEEWVRPRGM, from the coding sequence GTGAAGACGGTCACTGACACTCGGCCGGCGCGTCGAACCTGGGCGCGCATCCGCCGCTTCATGCCGCTCGTGATCGTCGTGGTCGTGCTGTTGGCGACGTGGGCGTGGGTGTCGAGTCTTCAGCTCGACTCGATCGAGCAGCGCACGCTCAACGCCGACTACATTGTGGCGCGCATCCGCGAGCATCTGGTGCTCACCGTCGCCGCGTCCCTTCTGGTGGCCGCCCTGGCCATCCCCGCCGGTATCGCGGTGACCCGCTCGAAGTCGCGAGTGTTCACGGCCGTCATTGTCGGCATCGCGAATGTCGGTCAGGCGACGCCGGCGATCGGTGTCGTCATCCTGCTCGCCATCGTGTGGCAGACGGGCTTCGCGACGGCACTCGTCGCGCTTGTCGCCTACTCTTTCCTCCCGGTTCTGCGCAACACCATGGCCGGCCTTGAGCAGGTGGATGCGAACGTCAAAGAGTCAGCACGCGGCATGGGAATGACCCCGGGCCAGGTGCTGCGCCGCGTCGAACTGCCGCTGGCCTCGCCGGTCATCCTGGCGGGCCTCCGCACGGCCCTCGTCTTCGCCGTCGGTGTCGCCACGGTCGCCACGTTCATCAATGCGGGCGGCCTCGGCGACATGATCATCAACGGCCTGAAGCTTCAGCGGTACCCCGTCCTCGTGGTGGGCGCCGTGCTCGTCGCCTCGATCGCCGTGCTCATCGACTGGCTTGCGGGCCTCGTCGAGGAGTGGGTGCGGCCGCGAGGAATGTAA
- a CDS encoding glycine betaine ABC transporter substrate-binding protein — MKKHVLGTFAAIAAGALILTGCSTGSDGGSDGGSGELSGLTGEIGAKDFAEQYILAYMTAELLNANGADVEANIKLVGSANVRQALENDQFLGYWEYTGTSWVTYNGNTAPVKGVQEQFDAVKEADAKKDIAWLDAAPFNNTYAFAVRKSEADKLGVKTLSDVAKLPAADQTFCIESEFSTRDDGWPGLKAAYGFAADDSKGLTMLDTGVIYTATQKGDDCNFGEVFQTDGRISALDLVVMEDDENFFPSYQGGFTLKQATLDKYPAIATVMAKLSPLLTTEVMQSLNQQVDVDGEDPEDVAIAWLEDQGLI, encoded by the coding sequence ATGAAGAAACATGTTCTCGGAACATTCGCCGCCATCGCAGCCGGCGCCCTCATCCTCACCGGATGCTCCACCGGATCCGACGGCGGATCCGACGGCGGCAGCGGCGAACTGAGCGGTCTCACAGGTGAGATCGGCGCGAAGGACTTCGCCGAGCAGTACATCCTCGCCTACATGACGGCGGAACTTCTGAACGCGAACGGCGCCGACGTGGAGGCGAACATTAAGCTCGTCGGCTCCGCCAACGTGCGCCAGGCACTCGAGAACGACCAGTTCCTCGGCTACTGGGAGTACACGGGCACCTCGTGGGTCACCTACAACGGCAACACGGCACCCGTGAAGGGCGTGCAGGAGCAGTTCGATGCCGTCAAGGAGGCCGACGCGAAGAAAGACATCGCCTGGCTCGACGCGGCACCGTTCAACAACACCTACGCGTTCGCCGTCCGCAAGAGTGAAGCCGACAAGCTTGGCGTGAAGACGCTCAGCGATGTGGCCAAGCTGCCCGCCGCCGACCAGACCTTCTGCATCGAGAGCGAATTCTCGACACGCGACGACGGATGGCCCGGGCTCAAGGCCGCCTACGGGTTTGCGGCCGACGACTCAAAGGGCTTGACCATGCTCGACACGGGCGTCATCTACACGGCCACCCAGAAGGGCGATGACTGCAACTTCGGCGAGGTGTTCCAGACCGACGGCCGCATCAGCGCGCTCGACCTCGTGGTGATGGAAGACGACGAGAACTTCTTCCCCAGCTACCAGGGTGGTTTCACGCTCAAGCAGGCGACTCTCGACAAGTACCCGGCCATCGCAACGGTCATGGCGAAGCTGTCGCCGCTCCTCACCACCGAGGTCATGCAGTCACTCAACCAGCAGGTCGACGTCGACGGCGAAGACCCCGAAGATGTCGCGATCGCGTGGCTCGAAGATCAGGGACTCATCTAG
- a CDS encoding ABC transporter permease, with amino-acid sequence MTGFDWEGLVTFLGRRYDDVLELAGEHLLVVLISLAIALIIGVGIGMLVWNKPVARSVSISATAVMLTIPSLALLALLSPLLGLGWGPSVVALVFYSLLPIVRNTVVGLREVPLPILESARGVGMGPLRVLFTMQLPIAWPVILTGIRVAAQLTVGIAAIAAYVAGPGLGQYIFKGLSSLGSKNALNYALTGTVGVLLLALLLDAAFLLIARLTISKGLK; translated from the coding sequence ATGACAGGCTTCGACTGGGAAGGTCTGGTCACGTTCCTCGGTCGCCGCTATGACGATGTCCTCGAACTCGCCGGGGAGCACCTGCTCGTTGTGCTCATCTCCCTCGCGATCGCCCTCATCATCGGCGTCGGAATCGGAATGCTCGTCTGGAACAAGCCGGTCGCCCGCTCGGTGTCGATCTCCGCAACCGCCGTGATGCTCACCATCCCGTCACTCGCGCTGCTCGCCCTGCTGAGCCCGCTGCTGGGTCTCGGCTGGGGGCCCTCAGTTGTCGCGCTGGTCTTCTACTCGCTGCTCCCGATAGTGCGCAACACCGTCGTCGGCCTGCGCGAGGTGCCACTCCCCATTCTCGAATCGGCGCGCGGCGTCGGCATGGGCCCGCTGCGGGTTCTGTTCACCATGCAGCTGCCGATCGCGTGGCCCGTCATTCTCACCGGCATCCGGGTCGCTGCCCAGCTCACGGTCGGAATCGCAGCGATCGCCGCCTACGTGGCCGGCCCGGGGCTCGGCCAGTACATCTTCAAGGGGCTCTCCTCGCTGGGCTCCAAGAACGCTCTCAACTACGCGCTCACCGGCACCGTCGGGGTACTGCTTCTGGCTCTCCTCCTCGACGCGGCCTTCCTGCTCATCGCACGACTCACCATCTCGAAGGGGTTGAAGTGA